From Vanacampus margaritifer isolate UIUO_Vmar chromosome 8, RoL_Vmar_1.0, whole genome shotgun sequence, a single genomic window includes:
- the park7 gene encoding Parkinson disease protein 7 homolog, whose translation MAGKRALVILSKGAEEMETVIPVDIMRRAGITVTLAGLTGKEPVQCSRNVMICPDASLEDARKQGPFDVVLLPGGMPGAQNLAESPAVSEVLKDQDGRKGLIAAICAGPTALLAHGIGYGSTVTTHPAMKDKMMAGDHYKYSEARVQKDGHYITSRGPGTSFEFALTIVEELLGAEVAAQVKAPLVMKE comes from the exons ATGGCCGGAAAGAGAGCCTTGGTCATCCTGTCAAAGGGTGCGGAGGAGATGGAGACTGTAATCCCGGTGGACATCATGCGAAGAGCCGGG ATTACAGTGACGTTGGCAGGGCTGACAGGTAAAGAGCCGGTGCAGTGCAGCAGAAATGTCATGATTTGTCCCGATGCAAGCCTGGAGGATGCCAGAAAACAG GGCCCCTTTGATGTGGTTCTTCTTCCCGGGGGAATGCCAGGGGCGCAAAACCTGGCAGAG TCGCCTGCTGTGAGCGAGGTGCTGAAGGACCAAGATGGCAGGAAAGGCCTTATTGCGGCCATCTGTGCAG GTCCCACAGCTCTTTTGGCGCATGGCATCGGCTACGGCAGCACTGTGACCACACATCCGGCTATGAAGGACAAGATGATGGCTGGAG ATCACTATAAATATTCCGAGGCTCGAGTGCAAAAGGATGGCCATTACATCACCAGCCGTGGGCCCGGAACCAGTTTCGAATTCGCCCTGACGATCGTAGAGGAGCTTCTGGGGGCTGAGGTTGCCGCTCAAGTCAAGGCTCCGCTCGTTATGAAAGAATGA